From a single Planctellipticum variicoloris genomic region:
- a CDS encoding BatA domain-containing protein: protein MDAWLGSHFFNPAFVAGGMALLAAPVIIHLINRMRYRTVRFAAMEFLLQSEQRNRRRLLLEQLLLLLLRILIVLGIVMLIARLILDPGQLSLFRGTKSHHVVLLDDSLSMRERRGETTAFAEALKIINELASEGAQRPDTQRFSLLLLSRPDQPFFSERDVNEALVAELATKLDPQTFHCTHRELSLLEGLQAAGRFLAQEQATVQHLHVVSDFRERDWKDQKALSTAVGEITAKDVTVNLVKTVGESQNNLSVTDLTGAVQVAAAGVPLRLKVKLRNQGDQLVRDVRAAVFDDGVKIPINIVFDKIEPRSEVEHEFDVRLASASRHRLRVSLDPDVLPEDNARYLAVDVSESLPVLIVDGSPTGEGAAYIADALASDPTSTGISTTIENPDGLRRRPLENFRAIYLVNVPELAADAADLLDRYVTAGGGLVWFTGDSVRTAYYNSELYREGEGLFPVRLGTSPRDLAADLTTSEPDLAVAEHPIFQVLTGDDNPFLQSVGIKKFFPVADDWVRDDVQRKDHVTTLARLRTGEPVIFEQQRGRGKVVACLTTAQPDWNDWAVNPSYVVFQLDLLKYVAKSDRGLGQQAVGEPIQIKLDPAKYLEAVEILAPLADGQSTIRLQAAPEESKVTRSGGGVQLSAVFRDTDEPGIYTVRLLNQSQVSEDRLMTFNVSPREGDLTLATTANLRKRLGDNPAVQIQEPGRLDWVQGEEAGSEIRRGLLWLLLVLLIAEQLMAYRLSFHPPLASATA from the coding sequence ATGGATGCCTGGCTGGGATCGCACTTTTTTAATCCTGCGTTTGTCGCTGGAGGGATGGCCCTTCTGGCGGCCCCGGTCATCATCCATCTCATCAACCGCATGCGGTACCGGACGGTACGGTTCGCGGCGATGGAATTTCTGCTGCAGAGCGAGCAGCGAAACCGCCGTCGGCTGCTGCTGGAACAGCTCCTGCTGCTCCTGCTGCGGATATTGATCGTACTGGGGATCGTGATGCTGATCGCCCGGCTGATTCTCGACCCCGGTCAGTTGTCGCTGTTCCGCGGGACCAAGTCGCACCATGTGGTGCTGCTCGACGACAGCCTGTCGATGCGGGAACGCCGGGGCGAAACGACGGCGTTTGCCGAGGCGCTGAAGATCATCAACGAACTGGCGTCGGAAGGGGCGCAGCGGCCCGATACCCAGCGGTTTTCGCTGCTGCTGCTGTCGCGTCCCGATCAGCCGTTCTTTTCCGAGCGGGATGTCAACGAGGCGCTCGTCGCCGAACTGGCGACCAAGCTCGATCCGCAGACGTTTCACTGCACGCATCGGGAGCTGAGCCTGCTGGAGGGTCTGCAGGCGGCGGGCCGGTTCCTGGCGCAGGAACAGGCGACGGTGCAGCATCTGCACGTGGTGTCGGACTTCCGCGAGCGGGACTGGAAGGACCAGAAAGCCCTGTCGACAGCCGTGGGAGAGATCACGGCGAAGGACGTGACGGTCAACCTGGTCAAGACGGTTGGCGAGTCGCAGAACAATTTGTCGGTGACGGACCTGACGGGGGCGGTGCAGGTTGCCGCCGCGGGCGTGCCGCTCCGGCTGAAGGTGAAGCTCCGCAATCAGGGGGATCAGCTCGTGCGGGACGTCCGCGCAGCGGTCTTCGATGACGGCGTGAAGATTCCGATCAATATCGTCTTCGATAAGATCGAACCCCGGAGCGAAGTCGAGCACGAGTTCGACGTACGGCTGGCGTCGGCGTCCCGGCACCGGCTGCGGGTTTCGCTCGATCCGGACGTGCTGCCCGAGGATAACGCCCGGTATCTGGCGGTGGACGTGTCCGAGTCGCTGCCGGTGCTGATTGTCGACGGGTCGCCGACAGGGGAAGGGGCCGCTTACATCGCCGATGCCCTGGCGTCCGATCCGACGAGCACAGGGATTTCAACGACGATTGAGAATCCGGACGGGCTGCGGCGACGGCCGCTGGAGAACTTCCGGGCGATTTACCTGGTGAACGTGCCCGAGCTGGCCGCGGACGCCGCGGACCTGCTGGACCGTTATGTCACTGCCGGTGGCGGACTGGTGTGGTTCACCGGGGATTCCGTGCGGACGGCGTACTACAACAGCGAACTGTACCGCGAGGGTGAGGGACTGTTTCCGGTCCGGCTGGGGACCTCTCCGCGGGACTTGGCCGCGGATTTGACGACGTCCGAACCGGACCTTGCCGTGGCCGAGCATCCGATCTTTCAAGTGCTGACCGGCGACGACAACCCCTTCCTGCAGAGCGTGGGGATCAAGAAGTTCTTTCCGGTCGCGGACGACTGGGTGCGGGACGATGTGCAACGAAAAGATCACGTGACGACGCTGGCCCGGCTGCGGACCGGCGAGCCGGTGATCTTCGAGCAGCAGCGCGGTCGCGGCAAGGTGGTCGCGTGCCTGACAACGGCGCAGCCTGACTGGAACGACTGGGCGGTGAATCCGAGCTATGTCGTGTTCCAGCTCGACCTGCTGAAGTATGTGGCGAAGAGCGACCGGGGGTTGGGACAGCAGGCGGTCGGCGAGCCGATTCAGATTAAACTCGATCCGGCGAAGTACCTGGAGGCCGTGGAGATCCTGGCGCCGCTTGCGGATGGACAGTCGACAATCCGGCTGCAGGCTGCTCCCGAGGAAAGCAAGGTCACGAGGTCCGGCGGCGGGGTGCAGCTCAGCGCCGTCTTCCGGGATACGGACGAGCCGGGGATCTATACGGTGCGGCTGTTGAATCAGAGTCAGGTCAGCGAGGACCGGCTGATGACGTTCAATGTTTCGCCGCGCGAAGGAGACCTGACGCTGGCGACGACGGCGAATCTGCGAAAGCGGCTGGGGGACAACCCGGCGGTGCAGATTCAGGAGCCGGGACGGCTCGACTGGGTGCAGGGGGAAGAGGCGGGTTCGGAGATCCGGCGGGGCCTGTTGTGGCTGCTGCTGGTGCTGCTGATTGCGGAACAACTGATGGCGTATCGATTGAGTTTCCATCCTCCCCTGGCGAGCGCAACGGCATGA
- a CDS encoding DUF58 domain-containing protein, whose protein sequence is MPPEAVSRIARLEILARNVVEGFLSGLHRSPYFGQSIEFVQHREYVPGDDIRRIDWKVWSKTDKYYIKQYEEETNLRTTLLVDLSESMQFGSGKLSKYEFACQIAASLSYLLLRQQDAVGMVTFDAGIRSRVPSSSKQNHLQGILTALDAQAPAKKTDMGRILGQIADEQSRRGLIVLVSDLFADRAGLLKGLKLLRTRGHDVMVFHVLDDAELDFNYVGTTKFEGMEEAGDLICDPRSLREGYLAAMQKFLEDMRHSCARQMIDYQTIRTSEHLDAVLRSYLTHRLGMRNTA, encoded by the coding sequence TTGCCGCCTGAGGCGGTCTCGCGGATCGCACGGCTGGAGATCCTCGCCCGGAACGTGGTCGAGGGGTTTCTATCCGGTCTGCACCGCAGTCCGTACTTCGGCCAGTCGATCGAGTTCGTCCAGCACCGCGAATACGTCCCGGGGGACGATATCCGCCGGATCGACTGGAAGGTCTGGTCCAAGACCGACAAGTACTACATCAAGCAGTACGAAGAAGAGACCAATCTGCGGACGACGCTGCTGGTCGACCTGAGCGAGTCGATGCAGTTCGGGTCGGGGAAGCTCTCCAAGTACGAGTTCGCCTGCCAGATCGCCGCCAGTCTGTCGTACCTGCTGCTCCGTCAGCAGGACGCGGTGGGCATGGTCACGTTTGACGCGGGAATCCGCAGCCGGGTGCCGTCGAGCAGCAAGCAGAATCATCTGCAGGGGATTCTGACAGCGCTCGACGCCCAGGCCCCGGCGAAAAAGACGGACATGGGCCGGATCCTGGGGCAGATTGCGGACGAGCAGTCGCGGCGGGGGCTGATCGTGCTGGTCTCCGACCTGTTCGCCGATCGGGCGGGGCTGCTGAAGGGACTGAAGCTGCTCCGGACGCGCGGTCACGACGTGATGGTCTTTCACGTGCTGGACGACGCTGAGCTGGATTTCAACTACGTCGGCACGACGAAATTCGAAGGGATGGAAGAAGCGGGGGATCTGATCTGCGACCCGCGGTCGTTGCGCGAGGGTTACCTGGCGGCGATGCAGAAGTTCCTGGAGGACATGCGGCATTCGTGCGCCCGGCAGATGATTGATTACCAGACGATCCGGACGAGCGAACACCTGGACGCCGTGCTGCGGAGTTACCTGACGCACCGGCTGGGGATGCGGAACACGGCGTAA
- a CDS encoding AAA family ATPase, producing the protein MSDTVSSAELQESIDKLGKAYQSIREQMSKVIVGQDEVIEQLLISLFSRGHCLLEGVPGLAKTLMISTLARCLSMTFARIQFTPDLMPADITGTEVLQENRETGKREFRFIPGPLFHNMVLADEINRTPPKTQAALLEAMQERQVTVGQVRHTLADPFFVLATQNPIEQEGTYSLPEAQQDRFMFKVFVKYPSFSEEREIARRTTSIQIDDIQPVLDGPSIVELQKLVRQVPVTEHVIDYALALVRQTRVGEEGIPEFVSEWLSWGAGPRAVQFLLLGAKARALLNGRTHVSTEDVQALASPVLRHRIVTNFSAESEGITTDRVVEELLKTTPAKEGELTRDPRLQKIFAA; encoded by the coding sequence ATGAGCGACACCGTCTCGTCTGCCGAATTGCAGGAGTCGATCGACAAGCTGGGAAAGGCTTATCAATCGATCCGCGAACAGATGTCCAAGGTCATCGTCGGCCAGGACGAGGTGATTGAGCAGCTTCTGATCTCGCTGTTCAGCCGGGGGCACTGCCTGCTGGAAGGGGTGCCGGGGCTGGCGAAGACGCTGATGATCAGCACGCTGGCCCGGTGTCTGTCGATGACGTTCGCTCGGATTCAGTTCACGCCGGACCTGATGCCGGCGGACATTACCGGGACGGAAGTGCTGCAGGAGAACCGGGAGACGGGGAAGCGGGAGTTCCGGTTCATTCCCGGTCCGCTGTTCCACAACATGGTCCTGGCGGACGAAATCAATCGGACGCCCCCCAAGACGCAGGCCGCATTGCTGGAAGCGATGCAGGAGCGGCAGGTGACGGTGGGCCAGGTGCGGCACACGCTGGCCGACCCGTTCTTCGTGCTCGCGACGCAGAATCCGATCGAGCAGGAAGGGACCTACTCGTTGCCGGAAGCGCAGCAGGACCGGTTCATGTTCAAGGTGTTCGTCAAGTATCCGTCGTTTTCCGAAGAGCGCGAAATCGCCCGGCGGACGACATCGATCCAGATCGACGATATCCAGCCGGTGCTGGATGGTCCTTCGATTGTGGAGCTGCAGAAGCTGGTCCGCCAGGTGCCGGTGACCGAGCACGTAATCGACTATGCCCTGGCCCTCGTCCGGCAGACGCGCGTCGGCGAAGAGGGGATTCCCGAGTTCGTCAGCGAGTGGTTGAGCTGGGGGGCCGGGCCGCGGGCGGTGCAGTTCCTGCTGCTGGGGGCGAAGGCGCGGGCGCTGCTGAACGGTCGGACGCACGTGTCGACCGAGGACGTGCAGGCGCTGGCGAGTCCCGTCCTACGGCACCGGATCGTGACGAACTTCTCCGCCGAGAGCGAAGGAATCACGACGGATCGCGTGGTGGAAGAGCTGCTGAAGACGACACCGGCAAAGGAAGGCGAGCTGACCCGTGATCCGAGACTCCAGAAGATTTTTGCCGCCTGA